Within bacterium, the genomic segment CCAGAATGAATTTAGGATTCATCCTGCCAGAACAGGGGATACGGATAACCCGCACATTAGGTGGATATTGCCTCCGGCTAACCCCAGCCAGGTCTGCCCCAGCATAGCTGCACCAGTTACATAGAAAGGCGATGATCTTCGGCTGCCAGTTCCCGGTTTCGGGTTCGGGGCACCCGCTTGCGGGTCGTTGGGTTTCGAGTTCTCGTTTTTCGGTTGTCATTATTACCTCTCCTCGGCCTTGATCATCGCCGTCACTCTAAGATTTTACCAACTTTCCTCTTCGGCCTCTCTCGCCTCAAGACAGATCAGGTCTGTTACCGAGACCATACCAACCGGCCAGGAAGGATCGACCACCACTAAATGCCGCACGCCCTCTTCCTTCATCTCTCGGTATACCTTCTGAACAGACGTAGAATGGTAAACGGTCTTAAGGGTAACGGCCATAATTTCTTCTATCCTGACCTCCGCCGGGTTTAACCTCTCGGCCAGGACCTTTTGAATAATATCTCTTTCGGTCAAAATACCGACTATCTCTTTT encodes:
- a CDS encoding CBS domain-containing protein — protein: MIPHLYEKPVETIMNKNLVAASGETTVFEAAKLMKKHNIRSLLVGSKKEIVGILTERDIIQKVLAERLNPAEVRIEEIMAVTLKTVYHSTSVQKVYREMKEEGVRHLVVVDPSWPVGMVSVTDLICLEAREAEEESW